A region of the Methylomagnum ishizawai genome:
GGCTTCCCGCAGCAGCGCCTTGTTGAGGAAGGACACGTCCTTGCGCAGGCGCAGCAGGTAATGATCGCCGTTGCGGGTCAGGCTCAGCGCCGCCTGGAAATTGGCCCGGATCACATAGAACAACCCACAGGCGATGCCGACCATGATGCCCTTGAGCAGATCGGTGGTCAGGATCGCCGCCACGGTGACGGCGTAGGGCACGAATTGATCGGTGCCCTTGCGGTACATCTCCACCACCAAGCCGGGTTTGGCCAGCTTATAGCCGGTCAGCAACAGGATCGCCGCCAGGGCCGCCAAGGGCACGTAATTCAGGTAGCGCGACAGGAATCCCACGCTGAACAGCAGCAACAGGCCATGGACGAAGCAGGACAGCTTGGTCCGGCCGCCCGCGTTGACATTGGCCGAGCTCCGCACGATCACGGCGGTCATCGGCAAACCGCCCAACAGGCCGCTGACGAGGTTGCCCAAGCCCTGCGCCTTCAATTCGCGGTCGGTGGGGGCGATCCGGCGCAAGGGATCGAGCTTGTCCACGGCTTCCAGGCTCAACAGGGTTTCCAGGCTGGCGATGACGGCGATGGTGGCCGCCATGGTGTACACCGCCGGGTTGGCGAGCTGGGCGAAATCCGGGAACACCAAATGCCCGGCGAAATCGCCCAAGCCCTGCAAATCCGGCAAGGCCACCCGGTGGACCTCGGCGATGGCGAAAGCCGTGTCCTGGCTCAGCAGGTTGAACGCCACGCCGAAGGCCACCGCGACCAGCGGGCCGGGTATCCAGGCCAGCGGCTTGAACCAGCGGGTTTCCCACAACACCATGATGGCGAGCGCCCCCAGGCTGACCAAGGCCGCGCCGGGGGAAATGGCGTCGAAGGCGAGGAAGATTTCGTCAAGGGTGCCGCCGGGCGTCTGGGGGATATAGGTCTCCTCGCCCGAGAGGTCCGCGCCATAACCCACGGCATGGGGCAATTGCTTCATGATGAGGATCAAGCCGATGGCGGACAGCATCCCCTTGATGACCGAGGACGGGAAATAAGCCCCGATCATCCCGGCCCGCAGGAAGCCCAGCGCCAATTGCAGCAGCCCCGCCAGCGCCACCGCCACCAGGAAGGCGGGAAAACCGCCCAGGTGGTCGATGCCTTGGGCCACGATCACCGTCAGCCCCGCCGCCGGTCCCGACACGCTCAGCTGCGAACCGCTGGCCCAGGTCACGATCAAGCCCCCGACCACGCCGGCCACGACGCCCGATAACAAGGGCGCACCCGAGGCCAGCGCGATCCCCAAGCACAGGGGCAGCGCGACCAGGAACACCACGATCCCGGCCGGAATATCCCGGCCAAGATGTCGCCAATAATAAGAAATCTGCCTACGGATCATGGGGTTGTCCTCCTGGATGGCACGATGCCGGGGATGGGTTCGGGCGTTACGGGTCGCCCAATAGTTTCGATACGAAACTATTAAACCAGACTGTAGAGGGCGGCGCAACAGCTTAGGTTTAAATAAACCGTACCATTGGCTTTTTTAAACCGCAACGGGTTATTTGAACCGTAACGGGGGATGGGGTTCCACTGGGTGGTGGATGTGGAACGATAGGAGGGATGGACGGCGTCCATGGAAGGAGGCGGGACGATCAAGGCCGGACTGGGGATCGGCCTGTTATGGCGGGGTCGAACCGCCGTCTGCGACAAGCGTCGAAGCCGTTGGGAAAACCCGCCAAACGCGGCTGTTTTGAAGCCACCTCCGGCGGGCGGGAAATACGGGAGGGCATCCATCGATCCCGGCTTAAGCCCGGTTCAAACAACCGGGGCCAGCCGGTTCGCCATTTGAAAAAATGGCGAACCTCGCCTCAAGCGGAACCGGGCCTGGATCAATAAAGCCTAGAAATAAGTGTGGTAATCGCGGGAACGGCGGCGGGCCGCTTGGTTGTAATCGGCCAGAACGTGGGATTTCAGCAGCCGCACCGCGTTCTTCTCGCCATGCCATTGGCCGGTGCAGGGGTCTTGCCATTCGATACGGTAGGAAACGCTATCGCGCTGCTTCCTGCGCTTCCAACCATATCCCCAAAGAGTGAGGGCTCTCAGGCTGCGCCTGATCCAGGTGTCTATCGATGGTGTGAGCATGGCAATAACCTCGCGGGCTGTGATGGTAGCGAAGCGGCCCCGTGGGCCGTGGGCATAGGTATAAGGATGTCTCCGGTGGGATAACCTCCATCACCAAGCGCGAACCATGCCAGCCGCCCCCCGCGCCCCATCGCGCCACGGAAACCCGCGGCGGCATTAGCCGCTCCGGCCTCCGCCCCTGGTTTCTCCAGCCCGCCGCCCTTGTCACCCTCCGGCCAATCCGGCCCCGCCGGGTCGGAAAACCGACATCGCCGCCCCCAAAACGGGCCGGCTTCCGGGGAAGGCGCACCGGGGCGGAGCGGGAGGCCGCGCCCGGCCCGCTGGAAACGCGCCTCAAACCTTCAGGAAAAACTTGGCCCGGACCAGTTTCTCCTTGCGGTCGTCGAGTCCGTTGGTACCGCCATTGATCCGCCTGGTGATGGTGAGGACGTCGTCCTGGTCGGCGAGTTCGTTCAGGCCATGGGTGGTCCAGAACCAACAGGACACATCCACGGCCACGACGGGGTCGGTGGCCAGCAGCTTGGCGGTGGCGTCGGTGGTGTAATCCTTGCCCCGCGCCTTGCCATAGTTGGTGTAGTTGGTCCGCCCGGTCAATTGGATAAGGCCGCGGCCCTTGAAGCGCTTGCCGTCGCCGGGCTGGGTGTTGCCCAGGTCTTTGCGGCCCTCGTAGGCTTCGCCGCTGGCGATCTCCTCCGAGTAGCGCAATTCCCCGCTCTCATGGCCGACCTGGGCCAGGAAATGGGCTTGGCGCAAGGGGCTGTCGATCCGGTTCCGGGCCATTTCATCGGCCAGGGGCCGGGCGTATTTATCGATATACGCCGCCGCCGCGTGGATCATGATGCCTTGCAGCGCATCCGGCGACAGCCCGCCGGGCAAGCCTTCCCGCAATTTGGCGAGGGTGCCGCCGTTGGGATCGACGCGGCCATCCGGCTTGGCGATGCCCATGACCTGGCTTTGGAACGCCTCGATGGCCGCGATGGTCTTCTGACCGATCCCCCCGTCCACCACCAGCCGCGCCATGGGCGCGAGCTGGGCGATATTGATATTGAGCAAAAGCTGGATGGTTTTGACATCGCTGGATTGGTTGACGCCGCCGTTGCCGACGGATTTTTTAATACACATGACGGGAACTCCTGGGACAAGAAAAATGGATCAAGCCCTCCTTGAGGCGTATCCGCATCGTCCTAATGCCAAGCCCATTGTCTTTTCCAAAAAGCACTGCGTCAAACCATTGCCAGACAAAGCGATCAAGCCTTATGCACTATCCGGGCGGGGCGATGCCGATATTAGGCAACCTCCCGCCCAATCGCCACCGACCCGGCCCGCCCGTTCGCCCTCCGCCCCGGACCGGGCGGATAGATACCCGCCGTCCCATCCCGGCGAGCCGCGGTACAGGCTTGACTCATCCTGGGATTCCCAGTAAATTTATCAACCATTTATCTCGTTTTTTCCGCGGGGCGTTCAACGCCCTGATTCTTTTTCTGAGGTGGGTAAACCGTGGAGCTTAGCGGCGCTGAAATCATCGTCCGATGCCTGAAGGACGAAGGGGTCGAGTACATTTTCGGCTATCCCGGCGGGTCGGTCCTGCACATCTACGACGCCCTGTTCAAGCAGGACGCCGTCAAGCACATCCTGGTACGTCACGAGCAAGGGGCGACCCACGCCGCCGACGGCTACGCCCGCGCCACCGGCAAGCCCGGCGTGGTCCTGGTGACTTCCGGCCCCGGCGCCACCAATGCCGTCACCGGCATCGCCACCGCCTATATGGATTCCATCCCGCTGGTGGTCATCACCGGCCAGGTGCCCCTGCCCGTGATCGGCAGCGACGCTTTCCAGGAATGCGACACCATCGGCATCACCCGCCCCTGCGTCAAGCACAATTTCCTGGTCAAAGACCCACGCAAGCTGGCGGAAACCCTCAAGAAAGCCTTCTACATCGCCACCACCGGCAGGCCCGGCCCGGTGGTCGTCGATATCCCCAAGGATGTCACCGACCCCAGGGTCAAAGTGCCCTACGAATACCCGGATTCGGTGTCG
Encoded here:
- a CDS encoding SulP family inorganic anion transporter: MIRRQISYYWRHLGRDIPAGIVVFLVALPLCLGIALASGAPLLSGVVAGVVGGLIVTWASGSQLSVSGPAAGLTVIVAQGIDHLGGFPAFLVAVALAGLLQLALGFLRAGMIGAYFPSSVIKGMLSAIGLILIMKQLPHAVGYGADLSGEETYIPQTPGGTLDEIFLAFDAISPGAALVSLGALAIMVLWETRWFKPLAWIPGPLVAVAFGVAFNLLSQDTAFAIAEVHRVALPDLQGLGDFAGHLVFPDFAQLANPAVYTMAATIAVIASLETLLSLEAVDKLDPLRRIAPTDRELKAQGLGNLVSGLLGGLPMTAVIVRSSANVNAGGRTKLSCFVHGLLLLFSVGFLSRYLNYVPLAALAAILLLTGYKLAKPGLVVEMYRKGTDQFVPYAVTVAAILTTDLLKGIMVGIACGLFYVIRANFQAALSLTRNGDHYLLRLRKDVSFLNKALLREALGRVEAGGDVLIDGTHADFIDHDVLETLRDFLKAAPDDGITVELRNVRGLRAGDAPESKPVPLRRRAGHAAAVLPLPH
- a CDS encoding glycoside hydrolase family 19 protein; its protein translation is MCIKKSVGNGGVNQSSDVKTIQLLLNINIAQLAPMARLVVDGGIGQKTIAAIEAFQSQVMGIAKPDGRVDPNGGTLAKLREGLPGGLSPDALQGIMIHAAAAYIDKYARPLADEMARNRIDSPLRQAHFLAQVGHESGELRYSEEIASGEAYEGRKDLGNTQPGDGKRFKGRGLIQLTGRTNYTNYGKARGKDYTTDATAKLLATDPVVAVDVSCWFWTTHGLNELADQDDVLTITRRINGGTNGLDDRKEKLVRAKFFLKV